A DNA window from Pogona vitticeps strain Pit_001003342236 chromosome 2, PviZW2.1, whole genome shotgun sequence contains the following coding sequences:
- the LOC110070897 gene encoding uncharacterized protein LOC110070897 isoform X1 yields MTTHQAMMNRRRRIAQEHLGHPLQKDINKGGKRQLKIQLGRNGCHMKELTQGRNQINACHLSRHQITHTEEKLYPCMECGKTLSHRSTLSSHQRTHTGEKPYKCMECGKTFSHSSNLNRHQRTHTGEKPYKCMECGKSFSQSSALSRHQRTHTGEKPYKCMECGKTFSRIYLLSSHQRTHTVEKPYTCMECGKSFSQSSHLSSHQRTHTSEKPYTCMECGKSFRLSSSLTLHQRTHTGDKPYTCMECGKSFSQSSHLSSHQRTHTGEKPYTCMECGKSFNHSSHLSSHQKTHTGEKPYKCMECGKSFSLSGSLTSHQRTHTGEKPYKCMECGKNFSHSSHLSKHQRTHTGEKPYKCMECGKSFSISSHLSSHQRTHTGENPYKCMECGKSFNQNSDLNRHQITHTGEKPYKCMECGKSFSLSSHLSTHHRTHTGEKPYKCMECGKSFSRSGHLSSHQRTHTGEKSYKCMECGKSFSQNSNLSRHQRTHTGEKPFKCMSLQ; encoded by the exons atGACGACCCACCAAgcg atgatgaacaggagaagaagaattgcccaggaacacctggggcatccactgcagaaagaCATAaacaagggggggaaaagacaaCTGAAAATCCAACTGGGCAGGAATGgatgtcacatgaaagaactcacgcaggggagaaaccaaataaatgcatgtcacctcagtaggcATCAAATAACTCATACAGAGgagaaactgtatccatgtatggaatgtggaaagaccctAAGTCACAGAAgtaccctgagttcacatcaaagaactcacactggggagaaaccatataaatgcatggaatgtgggaagaccttcagtcacagcagtaacctgaatagacatcaaagaactcacactggggagaaaccgtataaatgcatggaatgtgggaagagcttcagtcagagcagtgccctcagtagacatcaaagaactcacactggggagaaaccatataaatgcatggaatgtgggaagacctTCAGTCGGATCTAtctcctgagttcacatcaaagaactcacactgtggagaaaccatatacatgcatggaatgtggaaagagcttcagtcagagtagtcacctgagttcacatcaaagaactcacactagcgagaaaccatatacatgcatggaatgtggaaagagcttccgtctCAGCAGTTCCCTGACTTtacatcaacgaactcacactggggataaaccgtatacatgcatggaatgtggaaagagcttcagtcagagcagtcacctcagttcacatcaaagaactcacactggggagaaaccatatacatgcatggaatgtggaaagagcttcaatcacagCAGTCACCTCagttcacatcaaaaaactcacactggggagaaaccatataaatgcatggaatgtggaaagagcttcagtctcAGCGGTTCCCTGACTTcacatcaacgaactcacactggggagaaaccatataaatgcatggaatgtggaaagaacttcagtcacagcagtcacctgagtaaacatcaaagaactcacaccggggagaaaccatataaatgcatggaatgtggaaagagcttcagtatcagcagtcacctgagttcacatcaaagaactcacactggggagaatccatataaatgcatggaatgtggaaagagcttcaatcaaaACAGTGACTTGAATAGACATCaaataactcacactggggagaaaccatataaatgcatggaatgtgggaaaagcttcagtctcagcagtcacctgagtacacatcacagaactcacactggggagaaaccgtataaatgcatggaatgtggaaagagcttcagtcgcagcGGTCACCTAagttctcatcaaagaactcacactggggagaaatcgtataaatgcatggaatgtggaaagagcttcagtcagaacagtaatctgagtagacatcaaagaactcacactggggagaaaccatttaagtgcaTGTCACTTCAGTAG
- the LOC110070897 gene encoding uncharacterized protein LOC110070897 isoform X2, producing MMNRRRRIAQEHLGHPLQKDINKGGKRQLKIQLGRNGCHMKELTQGRNQINACHLSRHQITHTEEKLYPCMECGKTLSHRSTLSSHQRTHTGEKPYKCMECGKTFSHSSNLNRHQRTHTGEKPYKCMECGKSFSQSSALSRHQRTHTGEKPYKCMECGKTFSRIYLLSSHQRTHTVEKPYTCMECGKSFSQSSHLSSHQRTHTSEKPYTCMECGKSFRLSSSLTLHQRTHTGDKPYTCMECGKSFSQSSHLSSHQRTHTGEKPYTCMECGKSFNHSSHLSSHQKTHTGEKPYKCMECGKSFSLSGSLTSHQRTHTGEKPYKCMECGKNFSHSSHLSKHQRTHTGEKPYKCMECGKSFSISSHLSSHQRTHTGENPYKCMECGKSFNQNSDLNRHQITHTGEKPYKCMECGKSFSLSSHLSTHHRTHTGEKPYKCMECGKSFSRSGHLSSHQRTHTGEKSYKCMECGKSFSQNSNLSRHQRTHTGEKPFKCMSLQ from the coding sequence atgatgaacaggagaagaagaattgcccaggaacacctggggcatccactgcagaaagaCATAaacaagggggggaaaagacaaCTGAAAATCCAACTGGGCAGGAATGgatgtcacatgaaagaactcacgcaggggagaaaccaaataaatgcatgtcacctcagtaggcATCAAATAACTCATACAGAGgagaaactgtatccatgtatggaatgtggaaagaccctAAGTCACAGAAgtaccctgagttcacatcaaagaactcacactggggagaaaccatataaatgcatggaatgtgggaagaccttcagtcacagcagtaacctgaatagacatcaaagaactcacactggggagaaaccgtataaatgcatggaatgtgggaagagcttcagtcagagcagtgccctcagtagacatcaaagaactcacactggggagaaaccatataaatgcatggaatgtgggaagacctTCAGTCGGATCTAtctcctgagttcacatcaaagaactcacactgtggagaaaccatatacatgcatggaatgtggaaagagcttcagtcagagtagtcacctgagttcacatcaaagaactcacactagcgagaaaccatatacatgcatggaatgtggaaagagcttccgtctCAGCAGTTCCCTGACTTtacatcaacgaactcacactggggataaaccgtatacatgcatggaatgtggaaagagcttcagtcagagcagtcacctcagttcacatcaaagaactcacactggggagaaaccatatacatgcatggaatgtggaaagagcttcaatcacagCAGTCACCTCagttcacatcaaaaaactcacactggggagaaaccatataaatgcatggaatgtggaaagagcttcagtctcAGCGGTTCCCTGACTTcacatcaacgaactcacactggggagaaaccatataaatgcatggaatgtggaaagaacttcagtcacagcagtcacctgagtaaacatcaaagaactcacaccggggagaaaccatataaatgcatggaatgtggaaagagcttcagtatcagcagtcacctgagttcacatcaaagaactcacactggggagaatccatataaatgcatggaatgtggaaagagcttcaatcaaaACAGTGACTTGAATAGACATCaaataactcacactggggagaaaccatataaatgcatggaatgtgggaaaagcttcagtctcagcagtcacctgagtacacatcacagaactcacactggggagaaaccgtataaatgcatggaatgtggaaagagcttcagtcgcagcGGTCACCTAagttctcatcaaagaactcacactggggagaaatcgtataaatgcatggaatgtggaaagagcttcagtcagaacagtaatctgagtagacatcaaagaactcacactggggagaaaccatttaagtgcaTGTCACTTCAGTAG